GACACTTTCTTTTCTATATTTAGCCAGAAGTTTTCCGACTTTACTGGAAACTTTCCTAGCCTTAGCAGCAGCTGATTTGTTTTTCTTTTCTACAAATTTTTCATTTGCATTCTTAAACTCTTCCCACGATGCGAAAAGTTCGGCTAACAGTTCAGTCATTTTATAGTCCTCCATTTTTTAATTATATTTTAAAAATCGTCAACCTATATCTTCTGAAATTGAACACTGATTAATCAAAAGTTCTTTCTTATCTTTTAAATCGTTGATATATTCAATAATATTACAAATATTAATTGGTTTATAATTTAATTGTTCCACTGACACATTGAACCATACCATATCCTTTTCTTTTTTAATAAAGTAATAATTATTATGTATATGCCCATGGATATTGACTTTTATATCGTTATCCACAAGAATGTTTGAATTTAATGGGACATGACTCAATGCTATTTTCACATCATCAACATTTATAATATAAAATTTGTTTTTTATTAATTCAATATTTAAATTGTTTTTAAACCAACTAACACCGGATCTTTCATGATTGCCTTTTATTAATATAATATTTCCGGTTATAAATTCTTTTAAATAATTTATTTTGTGATCTATTTTTCCAAACATAAAATCACCAAGGTGATATACAGTATCATCATTCTTAATAATATTTTTCCAATTATTTAAAATTCTATCTTGCCAATCATCCGGCCTATCACAATATTGTTTAATTTTTTCATGAAAAAAATGTGTATCTGAAATTAACCAAGTGTTCAAAATTCAAATATCCTCGCTTATTCTACGATTTCTCCATCTGCAACTTCGGGAGTTATATTAAGGCTCTCAGAAATAATACCACATTCTTCTGCTTCAACAGTTTCTATTTTTGTTACTTCTTCCTTTACATCTTCAACTGCTACTTCTTCTTCTGGTTTCTGTTCTTGATATATTGGGATTAGAAGATTTTCTTTTTCTCCGAGTTTCTTGACAAAATGATATTGTTTTCCTTCGATTTCATATCTAAGTTTAGATGCTACAAAAACAGATGATAACTCCCTCATGATACTAACCTTGTATGCATTTGCAAGATTTTTAATATGTTCCGTAACATCATCATCCTTTAATAAAACGATAAAATCAATTAGTGCATATCCTTCATTTTTTTCATCCATTCGATAAGTAACTTTAGCTTTTACAATGGGATGTTTATCACCCTCGTTTTCACTTTCAGACATAGCAACCATTGCAATTCCGGGTTCATCAATAAAACCAATAAGCATTTCATAACCTCCATTTTTAATTAATTATGGTTTCCCATTTTTATTTTGTTTATCTTTTGACAAACATCAAAAAAACATATGTTTTTTAATTATTATTTACTACATATATAAATTAAATGTGTATATTTCTTTTTTCAAAAACAAAAAAAAGAATGAGAGGGGGCCATCATGATCAACGTGTATTTCTTTTCTCTCGGTATGAAAATTGGAGTTCCAGTATGGGGATATCTTACATATCGTGGGTATGAAAGATACCACCCAACCCACATAAGACTGGCAAAAGAAAAAATCAAAAGTATTAAACCCTATGTCA
This genomic window from bacterium contains:
- a CDS encoding metallophosphoesterase family protein, producing the protein MNTWLISDTHFFHEKIKQYCDRPDDWQDRILNNWKNIIKNDDTVYHLGDFMFGKIDHKINYLKEFITGNIILIKGNHERSGVSWFKNNLNIELIKNKFYIINVDDVKIALSHVPLNSNILVDNDIKVNIHGHIHNNYYFIKKEKDMVWFNVSVEQLNYKPINICNIIEYINDLKDKKELLINQCSISEDIG